Proteins from a single region of Gambusia affinis linkage group LG12, SWU_Gaff_1.0, whole genome shotgun sequence:
- the sall2 gene encoding sal-like protein 1: protein MASPKLGLSATTTTSSSSSSSSASLGPTPHPGSPSRVPEGPPSPVTPTPSPGLTSASATPVRTQLSIALILEELRVLQQRQIHQMQITEEICRQVLRLGGDSYTIDTPPQHILPSLPQLCLEGNKNTSGSITQPAAPQPTTSLAPLLSCFSSLHPSQTANKTTQPGTSLSQILQPHKSQFEGTGKTGQSWETSQCSSSFTTSSAGVSVPSSTYALALSLALPNRYLHEKSSNTTSAGGQSDLSFLSSSLTTPQSINPNSQLQAASVGSDSSTSSSNTASRLQHVCRFCGKVFSSDSALQIHLRSHTGERPYQCPVCFSRFTTRGNLKVHFLRHREQNPELSLSLLPPSFFGIALGASGGSDIGQITDSSGSTSGMNIAQKKRKSRAEDETCGDNLTISGNSSGISMGTSGESAPSTLPLPPSVDLALISHSLLQLNRAAASASSIPTSSSSTSSLASSLLSNPSLSSSSTIAGLFKGVKQQRFDENTPPYAPLLSPAAYSQLAHLPKLLFSPVSTCSSTQAAHSPLYSHPSLSLLRTQLPSIAGSQPHASSSHSQLSFPISSLPKNPSSPTTTIQSFLPTSIATATPTSETSKLQRLVEKLEKSPSLSCTPWFSSSTPTSMLEILSSPTTSSTGSSSNTRFTNAGSSMTNVVASPSSNITTSVSQFTREMIVALRMSGNEGNTMTGGVLPSPNAASSTHNLTTNQCGVCLRVLSCPRALRLHQATHLGERPFPCKICGRSFSTKGSLRSHLATHHARPPNVQNSCPLCQRKFTNALVLQHHNSQFQTQTLGSAPVPSSKKPAEKNIGNSPPSSPNQIPPADLSPDPAMDSNTQSPPRSSEDPPVLCVSAPLKVSQKSDSALPPNEDDEVQHQESIDMFIPTSNPSPLLFSDNKTTESPPSMMMDSTKMKESPNIDAFLDSKPNPEDLQSTPVTDAPFDYTSSTSNLMSTEDVCDAGTKAALGSHSDAARPQSPEPMEEAKGRSPTNAPPKQEQVTVPEKDLKMTPMVENADPIFAEVREGLHKQVTSVRETGQSFLFGSYGREDQADASKMSGLVSNEALEASLPISLAPTLPSPMSRPEKKTYCCAECGKEYASRSGLKGHMKHHGGAAKPSRPPARSSRSSSDQIPSSTSSVSLNIPATRSSGGFWNQYQAFLNTSTQSADEQKAVGQGENKSAQKNTGTSEEAGEEPDKDS, encoded by the exons ATGGCCTCTCCCAAGTTGGGCCTGTCAGCCACAACCaccacttcctcttcctcctcatcatcctcaGCCTCACTAGGCCCTACACCACACCCTGGAAGCCCCAGTCGGGTACCTGAGGGTCCCCCAAGTCCTGTAACTCCCACCCCAAGCCCAGGATTAACATCTGCTTCAGCAACACCCGTAAGGACCCAACTGAGCATCGCTCTGATCCTAGAGGAGCTCCGGGTGCTGCAGCAACGGCAGATCCACCAGATGCAGATAACTGAGGAGATCTGTAGACAGGTGTTACGCCTGGGTGGGGACTCCTACACCATAGACACACCACCCCAGCATATCCTCCCCTCTTTGCCTCAACTCTGTCTGGAAGGTAACAAAAATACATCCGGCTCCATAACCCAGCCAGCAGCACCGCAACCCACTACTTCTTTGGCTCCTCTCTTATCATGTTTCTCTTCCCTGCACCCCTCTCAAACAGCCAACAAAACCACACAGCCAGGCACGTCATTGTCTCAGATCTTGCAACCTCATAAATCACAGTTTGAAGGAACAGGAAAGACTGGTCAGTCATGGGAAACCTCCCAATGCTCTTCTTCATTCACAACATCCTCTGCAGGTGTCTCTGTGCCTTCTTCCACTTATGCTTTAGCTCTATCCTTAGCGCTACCCAATCGCTACCTACATGAGAAGTCTTCCAATACTACATCCGCAGGTGGGCAGAGTGATTTGTCCTTTTTAAGCTCATCCCTTACCACACCTCAGTCTATAAACCCAAACTCACAGTTGCAAGCTGCCTCTGTCGGCAGCGACTCATCCACATCAAGTTCCAACACTGCTAGCCGTCTACAGCACGTATGTCGCTTTTGTGGAAAAGTGTTCAGCAGTGATTCTGCTCTGCAGATACATCTCCGTTCACACACAGGAGAACGGCCCTATCAGTGTCCCGTGTGCTTCAGTCGTTTCACAACACGGGGCAATCTGAAGGTGCACTTCCTTCGTCACCGGGAACAAAATCCAGAGCTTTCACTTTCACTCCTGCCACCATCTTTCTTTGGGATAGCCTTAGGAGCCAGTGGGGGATCAGATATTGGACAAATCACTGATAGTTCTGGGAGTACCAGTGGGATGAATATAGCACAAAAAAAGCGAAAAAGTAGGGCGGAGGATGAAACATGTGGAGACAACTTGACCATCAGTGGTAATAGTAGTGGCATTTCTATGGGGACCTCGGGTGAGTCAGCTCCATCCACTTTGCCCCTACCGCCTAGTGTGGACCTAGCTCTGATTTCACATTCTCTCCTGCAGCTTAATAGGGCTGCTGCTAGTGCTTCCTCTATCCCAACCTCTTCATCCTCCACCTCTTCTTTAGCGTCCTCCCTTCTCTCGAACCCTTCTCTGTCTTCATCGTCTACCATAGCTGGGTTATTCAAAGGCGTCAAACAGCAGCGCTTTGATGAAAACACTCCACCTTATGCACCTCTGCTATCCCCTGCTGCTTATTCCCAACTAGCTCACCTACCAAAGCTCCTTTTCTCACCTGTTTCAACTTGTTCATCTACCCAAGCTGCCCACTCACCCCTCTACAGCCATCCATCACTGAGCTTACTACGCACCCAGCTACCTTCTATTGCAGGATCCCAACCACATGCCTCTTCCAGTCATTCACAGCTTTCTTTTCCTATTTCATCCCTTCCCAAAAATCCCAGTTCACCCACTACCACCATTCAGTCCTTTCTGCCCACATCCATAGCAACTGCTACTCCCACATCTGAAACCTCTAAGTTGCAGAGACTAGTCGAGAAGCTAGAGAAGTCCCCTTCACTTTCCTGCACTCCATGGTTTTCCTCCTCTACTCCAACATCCATGTTGGAGATTTTGTCAAGCCCCACCACTTCGTCTACTGGGAGTTCATCAAACACCCGCTTCACAAATGCAGGCAGCTCCATGACCAATGTAGTTGCATCTCCATCATCAAACATCACCACATCAGTCTCCCAATTCACCCGTGAGATGATTGTTGCTCTTAGAATGAGTGGCAATGAAGGAAATACCATGACGGGTGGTGTGCTACCATCACCAAATGCCGCTAGTTCAACCCATAACTTGACAACCAATCAGTGTGGGGTGTGCCTTCGGGTGTTGAGTTGTCCAAGAGCACTGCGGCTGCACCAGGCCACACACCTTGGAGAACGTCCGTTTCCATGTAAGATATGTGGGCGCTCCTTCTCTACCAAAGGCAGCCTGCGGTCACATCTTGCTACTCATCATGCCCGGCCACCCAATGTCCAAAACTCTTGCCCGTTGTGCCAGCGTAAGTTTACCAATGCTCTTGTTCTTCAGCACCACAACTCACAGTTCCAAACTCAAACTCTTGGTTCAGCTCCTGTCCCTTCTAGCAAAAAACcagctgagaaaaatattgGTAATTCACCACCCTCCAGCCCAAATCAAATCCCCCCAGCTGACCTCAGCCCCGACCCAGCTATGGACTCTAACACACAAAGCCCACCACGCAGCTCTGAAGATCCTCCTGTCCTTTGTGTCAGTGCACCACTAAAGGTCTCCCAAAAGTCAGACTCAGCTTTGCCTCCTAATGAAGACGACGAAGTCCAACATCAGGAATCTATTGACATGTTCATTCCAACATCTAACCCCTCACCACTTCTCTTTAGTGATAACAAAACTACAGAGTCACCCCCTTCGATGATGATGGACTCCACAAAGATGAAAGAATCACCTAACATCGATGCTTTCCTTGATTCCAAACCAAACCCAGAGGACTTACAAAGCACACCCGTTACTGATGCTCCTTTTGATTACACTAGTTCAACCTCTAACCTTATGTCAACTGAAGATGTTTGTGATGCTGGCACAAAGGCAGCTTTGGGATCACACTCAGACGCCGCAAGGCCACAATCACCAGAACCCATGGAGGAAGCCAAAGGCCGATCTCCTACAAATGCACCACCAAAACAAGAGCAAGTAACTGTACCTGAGAAAGACCTCAAAATGACACCCATGGTGGAGAATGCAGACCCCATATTTGCTGAAGTAAGGGAGGGATTGCACAAGCAAGTCACATCTGTCAGAGAGACAGGCCAAAGCTTTCTCTTTGGTTCATATGGGAGGGAAGACCAGGCGGATGCAAGTAAAATGAGTGGACTGGTTTCAAACGAAGCTCTGGAAGCTTCACTGCCCATTAGCCTTGCTCCAACCCTCCCATCTCCAATGTCCCGtcctgaaaagaaaacttactGCTGTGCCGAGTGTGGAAAAGAGTACGCCAGTCGCAGTGgattaaag GGACACATGAAGCACCATGGGGGTGCAGCCAAACCATCCCGTCCACCGGCCAGGAGCAGTCGCTCCTCCTCCGACCAGATTCCTTCGTCTACATCTTCTGTGTCCTTAAACATTCCAGCCACCAGGAGCTCAGGGGGCTTTTGGAACCAGTATCAAGCCTTCCTCAACACCAGTACTCAGTCAGCTGATGAGCAGAAGGCTGTGGGTCaaggtgaaaataaatcagcacaGAAGAATACTGGAACCTCAGAGGAAGCTGGGGAAGAACCAGACAAAGATTCATAA